In one window of Paraburkholderia phymatum STM815 DNA:
- the aqpZ gene encoding aquaporin Z produces MNLFKRLAAELFGTFWLVLGGCGSAVLAANFAGPVHGLGIGFVGVSLAFGLTVLTMAYAIGHISGCHLNPAVSVGLTVAGRFPARDLTPYVVAQVLGAVLGAYVLSVIASGNPDFHLVASGFASNGYGDRSPGHYALPAAFVCETVMTAFFLFVILGATDKRAPVGFAPIAIGLCLTLIHLISIPVTNTSVNPARSTGPALFVGGAAVDQLWLFWVAPILGAVIAGVVYPLLAGGAQHAVEAERERVTA; encoded by the coding sequence ATGAACCTCTTCAAGCGCCTCGCGGCGGAGCTGTTCGGCACTTTTTGGCTCGTTCTCGGAGGTTGCGGCAGCGCCGTGCTCGCGGCAAATTTCGCCGGCCCGGTTCATGGGCTCGGCATCGGATTCGTGGGCGTGTCGCTCGCGTTCGGCCTGACTGTCCTGACCATGGCTTATGCAATCGGACATATTTCTGGTTGTCATCTGAATCCGGCCGTCAGCGTCGGGTTGACCGTCGCGGGCCGCTTCCCGGCGCGTGACCTAACGCCGTACGTCGTCGCGCAGGTGCTGGGCGCCGTGCTTGGCGCGTATGTGCTGTCCGTGATTGCTTCGGGCAATCCGGATTTCCATCTGGTTGCAAGCGGCTTCGCGAGCAACGGCTACGGCGACCGCTCGCCGGGCCACTATGCGTTGCCTGCCGCGTTTGTGTGCGAAACGGTGATGACGGCTTTCTTCCTGTTCGTCATTCTCGGTGCCACCGACAAGCGCGCGCCTGTCGGCTTCGCGCCCATCGCGATCGGCCTGTGCCTTACCTTGATCCACCTGATCTCGATTCCCGTCACCAATACGTCGGTGAATCCGGCGCGCTCGACGGGTCCGGCGCTGTTCGTCGGCGGTGCGGCTGTCGATCAGTTGTGGCTATTCTGGGTCGCACCTATTCTCGGCGCCGTGATCGCCGGCGTGGTGTATCCGCTGCTTGCCGGCGGCGCGCAGCACGCCGTGGAAGCCGAGCGCGAGCGTGTGACGGCGTAA
- a CDS encoding Cof-type HAD-IIB family hydrolase has protein sequence MYKVIASDLDGTLLNSNHQVDPFTISTVRALEAQGIHIVIATGRHYCDVAGIRDVLGIRPYLITSNGARVHSPDDEMIFADDLQADMVKELVKQELVGEHGRVIVNLFADREWLIDRDAPELLRYHRDSGFTYNVTDLLKHDGADIAKALYIGDPEDLAVVATNLQRTFGEALYVTYSLPDCLEVMSANVSKGRALQFVLDRLNVPAGKCVAFGDNMNDIDMLETAGHPFMMNNANPDLMKRLPHVPRIGNNFEAGVAHHLRKLFSLDDELTA, from the coding sequence ATGTATAAAGTCATCGCCAGCGATCTGGACGGAACCCTGCTGAACAGCAACCATCAGGTGGACCCTTTCACGATCAGCACGGTGCGGGCGCTTGAAGCGCAAGGCATACACATCGTGATCGCGACGGGGCGCCACTATTGCGACGTCGCGGGAATTCGCGACGTACTGGGTATCCGGCCCTATCTGATCACATCGAACGGCGCGCGCGTCCACTCGCCCGACGACGAAATGATCTTCGCCGACGACCTCCAGGCGGACATGGTCAAGGAGCTGGTGAAGCAGGAGCTGGTGGGCGAGCACGGGCGCGTGATCGTCAATCTGTTCGCCGATCGCGAATGGCTGATCGATCGGGACGCGCCGGAGTTGCTGCGCTATCACCGGGACTCGGGTTTCACCTACAACGTGACGGATCTGCTGAAGCACGATGGTGCGGACATCGCCAAGGCGCTGTACATCGGCGATCCCGAGGATCTCGCTGTCGTGGCGACCAATTTGCAGCGGACGTTCGGCGAGGCGCTCTACGTTACGTACTCGTTGCCGGACTGTCTGGAGGTGATGTCGGCCAACGTATCGAAAGGCCGTGCGCTGCAGTTCGTGCTCGACCGGTTGAACGTGCCGGCTGGAAAGTGTGTCGCGTTTGGCGACAACATGAACGACATCGACATGCTGGAAACGGCGGGCCATCCGTTCATGATGAACAACGCCAATCCCGATCTGATGAAACGGCTGCCGCACGTGCCCCGCATCGGCAACAATTTCGAAGCGGGCGTCGCCCATCATTTGCGCAAGCTGTTTTCGCTCGACGACGAGTTGACGGCGTAA
- a CDS encoding BadF/BadG/BcrA/BcrD ATPase family protein, whose protein sequence is MTQDLYLIGVDGGGTGTRVVLADAQGRELAQGTAGPSGLGLGVERAWESILAASTQACVLAGVTVDWSRFVFGCGLAGVNNRDWLSAFRAKAPTLAGLSIEHDAYSTLLGAHGGEPGVIVALGTGSVAAVLDRDGECRTVSGYGYPSADEASGAWLGLRAIVHAQQALDGRVPADEFSQALIEHVGVTDREGLVVWLCDANQTAYASIAPVVIAHPEHPFAARLLHDAGHEIGKMIAALDPSGSLPVALCGGLGKPLSEYVPAPYRERLRAPLSDSAHGALKLAQREAARLGGA, encoded by the coding sequence ATGACTCAAGACCTCTATCTGATCGGCGTGGACGGCGGCGGCACCGGCACGCGCGTCGTGCTGGCTGACGCCCAAGGGCGGGAACTCGCGCAGGGTACTGCGGGCCCGTCGGGCTTGGGGCTCGGCGTCGAGCGCGCGTGGGAATCGATCCTCGCGGCCAGTACCCAAGCGTGCGTGCTCGCCGGCGTAACAGTCGACTGGTCGCGTTTCGTCTTCGGCTGCGGGCTGGCTGGCGTCAACAACCGGGACTGGCTGTCCGCGTTTCGCGCGAAGGCGCCGACGCTCGCCGGGCTTTCGATCGAACACGACGCCTATTCGACGCTGCTCGGCGCCCACGGCGGCGAGCCGGGCGTGATCGTCGCGCTGGGAACGGGCAGCGTGGCGGCGGTGCTGGATCGCGACGGCGAGTGCCGCACCGTGAGCGGCTACGGCTATCCGTCCGCCGACGAAGCCAGCGGTGCGTGGCTCGGTCTGCGTGCGATCGTTCACGCGCAACAGGCGCTCGACGGCCGCGTTCCCGCCGACGAATTCTCGCAGGCGCTGATTGAGCACGTCGGCGTGACGGATCGCGAGGGGCTTGTGGTCTGGCTGTGCGACGCCAATCAGACAGCCTATGCGAGCATTGCGCCCGTTGTCATCGCGCATCCGGAGCATCCGTTTGCTGCGCGCTTGCTGCATGACGCCGGTCACGAAATCGGCAAGATGATCGCCGCGCTCGACCCTTCGGGAAGCTTGCCCGTCGCGCTGTGCGGCGGGCTTGGCAAGCCGCTGAGCGAATATGTGCCAGCACCCTATCGAGAGCGACTGCGTGCGCCGCTTTCGGACTCCGCGCATGGTGCGCTGAAATTGGCACAGCGGGAGGCCGCCCGACTCGGAGGCGCATGA